In one Vulgatibacter incomptus genomic region, the following are encoded:
- the rplK gene encoding 50S ribosomal protein L11 has translation MAKKVTGQVKLQIPAGKANPAPPVGPALGQHGVNIMGFCKEFNAATQPMIKDGMMIPVVITIYADRSFSFILKTPPASALLKKAAGLHTEKKKGSGSHRPGKEKVGQVSRAKLEEIAKMKIQDTNAGSIEACMKSLAGTARSAGIEIVD, from the coding sequence ATGGCAAAGAAGGTCACGGGGCAGGTAAAGCTCCAGATCCCTGCCGGCAAGGCGAACCCCGCCCCGCCGGTCGGCCCCGCGCTCGGTCAGCACGGCGTCAACATCATGGGCTTCTGCAAGGAGTTCAACGCAGCGACCCAGCCGATGATCAAGGACGGGATGATGATCCCCGTCGTGATCACGATCTACGCCGATCGCTCGTTCAGCTTCATCCTCAAGACCCCTCCGGCTTCCGCCCTCCTCAAGAAGGCCGCCGGCCTCCACACCGAGAAGAAGAAGGGCTCCGGCTCTCATCGTCCCGGCAAGGAGAAGGTCGGTCAGGTCTCCCGCGCCAAGCTCGAGGAGATCGCGAAGATGAAGATCCAGGACACCAACGCCGGCTCGATCGAGGCATGCATGAAGAGCCTCGCGGGTACCGCGCGCTCGGCGGGCATCGAGATCGTCGACTGA
- the rplA gene encoding 50S ribosomal protein L1, translating into MAQQGKKFRKVAEKVDRSKRYTIDEAVALVKELKVAKFDESVDIAINLGVDPRHADQMVRGAVVLPHGTGKTVKVAVFAKGEKAREAEAAGADIVGSDDLAKRIEEGFLDFDTAIATPDMMGVVGKLGRVLGPRGLMPNPKVGTVTVDVTRAVREAKAGKIEFRVEKAGIIHAPVGKISMDATSIAANVSELIATIMRLKPSTAKGVYFRGASLSSTMGPAVKLDPVAVSAAFKG; encoded by the coding sequence ATGGCTCAGCAGGGAAAGAAGTTCCGCAAGGTCGCCGAGAAGGTCGACCGCAGCAAGCGCTACACGATCGACGAGGCCGTGGCTCTGGTGAAGGAGCTCAAGGTCGCGAAGTTCGACGAGTCCGTCGACATCGCGATCAACCTCGGCGTCGATCCCCGCCACGCGGATCAGATGGTCCGTGGCGCGGTGGTCCTCCCCCACGGCACCGGCAAGACCGTGAAGGTCGCCGTCTTCGCCAAGGGCGAGAAGGCCCGCGAGGCAGAGGCCGCCGGTGCGGACATCGTCGGCTCCGACGACCTCGCGAAGCGGATCGAGGAGGGCTTCCTCGACTTCGACACCGCCATCGCGACCCCCGACATGATGGGCGTCGTCGGTAAGCTCGGTCGGGTCCTCGGTCCCCGCGGCCTGATGCCGAACCCGAAGGTGGGCACGGTGACTGTCGACGTGACCCGCGCGGTGCGCGAGGCGAAGGCCGGTAAGATCGAGTTCCGCGTCGAGAAGGCGGGTATCATCCACGCCCCCGTCGGCAAGATCTCGATGGACGCCACCTCGATCGCCGCCAACGTGAGCGAGCTGATCGCGACGATCATGCGGCTCAAGCCGTCCACCGCGAAGGGCGTCTACTTCCGCGGGGCCTCGCTGTCGTCCACGATGGGACCGGCGGTGAAGCTGGACCCGGTGGCCGTCTCCGCCGCGTTCAAGGGCTAG
- the rplL gene encoding 50S ribosomal protein L7/L12: protein MADLNAIVEQLSSLTVMEAAELVKTLEEKWGVSAAAPAMMAMPAAGGAAAAPAEEQTEFTVILANAGDKKINVIKEIRTITGLGLKEAKDLVEAAPKTVKEGVNKEEAAKMKEILTAAGATVEIK from the coding sequence ATGGCAGATCTGAACGCGATCGTTGAGCAGCTCTCGAGCCTCACCGTCATGGAGGCCGCCGAGCTCGTCAAGACCCTCGAGGAGAAGTGGGGCGTCTCCGCCGCTGCTCCCGCGATGATGGCGATGCCCGCCGCTGGCGGCGCCGCTGCGGCCCCCGCCGAGGAGCAGACGGAGTTCACCGTCATCCTCGCCAACGCCGGCGACAAGAAGATCAACGTGATCAAGGAGATCCGTACGATCACCGGCCTGGGCCTCAAGGAGGCCAAGGATCTCGTCGAGGCCGCGCCCAAGACCGTCAAGGAAGGCGTGAACAAGGAAGAGGCCGCCAAGATGAAGGAGATCCTCACGGCCGCCGGCGCGACCGTGGAGATCAAGTAA
- the rpoC gene encoding DNA-directed RNA polymerase subunit beta' translates to MKDIFNFFEKPKDPLSFSAIRISLASPDKIRQWSHGEVKKPETINYRTFKPERDGLFCAKIFGPVKDYECNCGKYKRMKHRGVVCEKCGVEVIQSKVRRERLGHITLATPVAHIWFLKSLPSRIGNILDITLKDLEKVLYCESYIVIDPKNTDLEPCELLSEDRYRKLQDELGDEAFDAGMGGEAVRELLRKIDVNPLCEELRKDMREATSDAKRKKLAKRLKVMEAFKDSGNKPEWMMLEVIPVIPPDLRPLVPLDGGRFATSDLNDLYRRVINRNNRLKRLQELNAPDIIIRNEKRMLQEAVDALFDNGRRGKTITGPNKRPLKSLSDMLKGKQGRFRQNLLGKRVDYSGRSVIVVGPELRLHQCGLPKVMALELFKPFIYNKLEEKGYVTTIKSAKKMVEKERPEVWDILEEVIKEHPVLLNRAPTLHRLGIQAFEPVLTEGKAIRLHPLVCAAFNADFDGDQMAVHVPLSIEAQMEARVLMMSTNNILSPASGKPIIVPTQDIVLGVYYMTRAREFAKGEGKIFSDPEEVRAAYDHGEVDLQAKIICRMDGKRTDTTVGRVLLAEIMPSAIEFSVYNRVLGKKELGGLIDICYRLSGEKETVLLADRLRTVGYNNATKAGISVALKDMIIPSAKARFLDDAQKEVKEIEEQYLEGLITDGERYNKVIDIWAQVTEEVASEMMTQISTEVATRDGEERRQPSFNPIFIMADSGARGSAQQIRQLAGMRGLMAKPSGEIIETPITANFREGLTVLQYFISTHGARKGLADTALKTANSGYLTRRLVDVAQDAIINEVDCGTMDGIVASSLIEGGEIIEPMGERILGRVALEDVLDPVTGEVLVASNEEIDESNVHKIENAGIDRVKIRSVLTCQARRGICQECYGRDLARGRKANVGEAVGVIAAQSIGEPGTQLTMRTFHIGGAASRRAEQSTIENRTAGTIKFFNLHTVTRNDGSLVTMNRNGALIIVDDSGRERERYTVVYGAKLLVKEGDKVEPASLLAEWDPYAMPILTEVGGTVQFDDIVEGVTMSEQLDEVTGLSRKVVIESKDADSRPRITLKDAQGNAMLLPGTDQEARYFLPVGANINVAHEDEIGPGDVLARMPRETTKTKDITGGLPRVAELFEARKPKEFAVISEIDGVVSFGKDTKGKRKVVVTPEVDGKQRPELAKEYLISKGKHISVHQGDRVTAGEALMDGAANPHDILKVLGAQELSAFLVDEIQEVYRLQGVKINDKHIEVIVRQMLRRVRITDVGDTNFLIDEQVEKFVFEEENERVETEGGRAAQGEPLLLGITKASLSTESFISASSFQETTKVLTEAAISGKVDYLRGLKENVIMGRLIPAGTGVGSYKHLDIEVETPVDVVAEVESVLAAGE, encoded by the coding sequence ATGAAGGACATCTTCAATTTCTTCGAGAAGCCGAAGGATCCGCTCTCTTTCTCGGCCATCCGCATCTCGCTGGCGTCCCCGGACAAGATCCGGCAGTGGAGCCACGGCGAGGTCAAGAAGCCCGAGACGATCAACTACCGGACGTTCAAGCCGGAGCGTGACGGCCTCTTCTGCGCCAAGATCTTCGGGCCGGTGAAGGACTACGAGTGCAACTGCGGCAAGTACAAGCGCATGAAGCACCGTGGCGTCGTCTGCGAGAAGTGCGGCGTCGAGGTGATCCAGTCGAAGGTTCGTCGCGAGCGGCTGGGCCACATCACGCTGGCCACCCCCGTGGCGCACATCTGGTTCCTGAAGTCGCTCCCGAGCCGGATTGGAAACATCCTCGACATCACGCTCAAGGACCTCGAGAAGGTGCTGTACTGCGAGTCCTACATCGTGATCGATCCGAAGAACACGGATCTGGAGCCCTGTGAGCTCCTGTCCGAGGATCGCTACCGGAAGCTTCAGGACGAGCTGGGCGATGAGGCCTTCGACGCCGGCATGGGCGGCGAGGCCGTCCGTGAGCTGCTCCGCAAGATCGACGTCAACCCGCTCTGCGAGGAGCTGCGCAAGGACATGCGCGAGGCCACCTCGGACGCCAAGCGCAAGAAGCTCGCGAAGCGCCTCAAGGTGATGGAGGCCTTCAAGGACTCCGGCAACAAGCCCGAGTGGATGATGCTCGAGGTGATCCCGGTGATCCCGCCGGATCTCCGTCCGCTCGTCCCGCTAGACGGCGGCCGCTTCGCCACCTCGGATCTGAACGATCTCTATCGCCGGGTGATCAACCGGAACAACCGCCTCAAGCGGCTCCAGGAGCTCAACGCCCCCGACATCATCATCCGCAACGAGAAGCGGATGCTGCAGGAGGCGGTGGACGCGCTCTTCGACAACGGCCGCCGCGGCAAGACCATCACCGGCCCCAACAAGCGCCCGCTGAAGTCGCTCTCTGACATGCTCAAGGGCAAGCAGGGCCGCTTCCGCCAGAACCTCCTCGGCAAGCGCGTCGACTACTCCGGCCGCTCCGTGATCGTGGTGGGCCCGGAGCTGCGGCTCCACCAGTGCGGTCTGCCGAAGGTGATGGCCCTCGAGCTCTTCAAGCCGTTCATCTACAACAAGCTCGAAGAGAAGGGCTACGTCACCACCATCAAGTCCGCGAAGAAGATGGTGGAGAAGGAGCGCCCCGAGGTCTGGGACATCCTGGAAGAGGTGATCAAGGAGCACCCGGTTCTCCTGAACCGTGCGCCGACCCTGCACCGTCTGGGCATCCAGGCGTTCGAGCCCGTGCTCACCGAGGGCAAGGCGATCCGCCTTCACCCGCTGGTCTGCGCGGCGTTCAACGCCGACTTCGACGGCGACCAGATGGCCGTCCACGTGCCGCTCTCCATCGAGGCGCAGATGGAGGCCCGCGTGCTCATGATGAGCACGAACAACATCCTCTCGCCCGCCAGCGGCAAGCCCATCATCGTCCCCACCCAGGACATCGTGCTCGGCGTCTACTACATGACGCGCGCTCGCGAGTTCGCCAAGGGCGAGGGCAAGATCTTCTCGGATCCCGAGGAGGTCCGCGCCGCGTACGATCACGGCGAGGTCGATCTCCAGGCGAAGATCATCTGCCGGATGGACGGCAAGCGCACCGACACCACCGTGGGTCGCGTGCTCCTCGCCGAGATCATGCCGTCGGCCATCGAGTTCTCGGTCTACAACCGCGTGCTCGGCAAGAAGGAGCTCGGCGGCCTCATCGACATCTGCTACCGCCTCTCGGGCGAGAAGGAGACCGTCCTCCTCGCCGACCGGCTCCGCACCGTCGGCTACAACAACGCGACGAAGGCCGGCATCTCGGTTGCCCTCAAGGACATGATCATCCCGAGCGCGAAGGCGAGGTTCCTCGACGACGCGCAGAAGGAGGTCAAGGAGATCGAGGAGCAGTACCTCGAGGGTCTGATCACCGACGGCGAGCGCTACAACAAGGTGATCGACATCTGGGCGCAGGTGACCGAGGAGGTCGCCAGCGAGATGATGACCCAGATCTCCACCGAGGTGGCGACCCGGGACGGTGAGGAGCGGCGGCAGCCGTCGTTCAACCCGATCTTCATCATGGCCGACTCGGGTGCCCGAGGCTCCGCGCAGCAGATCCGGCAGCTCGCCGGTATGCGAGGCCTGATGGCCAAGCCCTCGGGCGAGATCATCGAGACCCCCATCACGGCGAACTTCCGTGAGGGTCTCACCGTGCTGCAGTACTTCATCTCCACGCACGGTGCTCGAAAGGGTCTGGCCGATACCGCTCTCAAGACCGCGAACTCGGGTTACCTCACCCGCCGCCTCGTCGACGTCGCCCAGGACGCGATCATCAACGAGGTGGACTGCGGCACCATGGACGGCATCGTCGCCTCCTCGCTCATCGAGGGCGGCGAGATCATCGAGCCCATGGGCGAGCGCATCCTCGGCCGCGTGGCCCTCGAAGACGTCCTCGACCCGGTCACGGGCGAGGTGCTCGTCGCTTCCAACGAGGAGATCGACGAGAGCAACGTCCACAAGATCGAGAACGCCGGCATCGACCGCGTGAAGATCCGCTCCGTGCTCACCTGCCAGGCCCGCCGCGGGATCTGCCAGGAGTGCTACGGCCGCGACCTGGCCCGTGGCCGCAAGGCGAACGTGGGCGAGGCCGTGGGCGTCATCGCCGCCCAGTCCATCGGCGAGCCGGGTACCCAGCTCACGATGCGCACCTTCCACATCGGTGGTGCGGCGTCGCGGCGGGCGGAGCAGTCGACGATCGAGAACCGCACCGCGGGTACGATCAAGTTCTTCAACCTCCACACCGTGACCCGCAACGACGGCTCGCTCGTCACCATGAACCGCAACGGCGCGCTCATCATCGTGGACGATTCGGGTCGCGAGCGTGAGCGCTACACCGTGGTCTACGGCGCGAAGCTCCTGGTGAAGGAGGGCGACAAGGTCGAGCCCGCCTCGCTCCTGGCCGAGTGGGATCCGTACGCGATGCCGATCCTCACCGAGGTCGGCGGTACCGTGCAGTTCGACGACATCGTCGAAGGCGTCACCATGTCGGAGCAGCTCGACGAGGTGACCGGTCTCTCCCGGAAGGTCGTGATCGAGTCGAAGGACGCGGACAGCCGCCCGCGGATCACGCTGAAGGACGCCCAGGGCAACGCGATGCTCCTCCCTGGCACCGACCAGGAGGCTCGCTATTTCCTCCCCGTGGGCGCGAACATCAACGTGGCCCACGAGGACGAGATCGGCCCTGGCGACGTCCTCGCCCGTATGCCCCGCGAGACCACGAAGACCAAGGACATCACCGGTGGTCTCCCCCGGGTGGCCGAGCTCTTCGAGGCCCGCAAGCCCAAGGAGTTCGCGGTCATCTCCGAGATCGACGGCGTGGTCTCCTTCGGCAAGGACACCAAGGGCAAGCGCAAGGTCGTCGTCACCCCCGAGGTGGACGGCAAGCAGCGGCCCGAGCTCGCCAAGGAGTACCTGATCTCCAAGGGCAAGCACATCAGCGTGCACCAGGGCGACCGGGTCACGGCTGGCGAGGCCCTGATGGACGGCGCGGCGAACCCGCACGACATCCTCAAGGTGCTCGGTGCCCAGGAGCTCTCGGCCTTCCTCGTGGACGAAATCCAGGAGGTCTACCGGCTGCAGGGCGTGAAGATCAACGACAAGCACATCGAGGTCATCGTCCGGCAGATGCTCCGCCGGGTGCGGATCACCGACGTGGGCGACACCAACTTCCTCATCGACGAGCAGGTCGAGAAGTTCGTCTTCGAAGAGGAGAACGAGCGGGTGGAGACCGAGGGCGGACGCGCTGCCCAGGGTGAGCCCCTCCTCCTCGGTATCACCAAGGCGTCGCTCTCCACCGAGTCGTTCATCTCCGCGTCGTCGTTCCAGGAGACCACCAAGGTGCTCACCGAGGCGGCGATCTCCGGCAAGGTCGACTACCTGCGCGGCCTGAAGGAGAACGTCATCATGGGCCGGCTCATCCCCGCCGGCACCGGCGTCGGCTCCTACAAGCACCTCGACATCGAGGTGGAGACGCCCGTCGACGTTGTCGCCGAGGTCGAATCGGTGCTCGCAGCGGGAGAGTAA
- the rpoB gene encoding DNA-directed RNA polymerase subunit beta, whose translation MAPTIQNNFRIRKSFAKIQKIIDIPNLIDIQKQSYDQFLQVDVPAEKREDTGLQGVFKSVFPIKDFNETSSLEFVSYHLEKAKYDVDECHQRGMTYSAPIKVVVRLVVWDKDETTGAQSIRDVKEQEVYFGEIPLMTVNGTFIINGTERVVVSQLHRSPGAFFDHDKGKSHSSGKLLYNARIIPYRGSWLDFEFDHKDILYVRIDRRRKLPVTVLLRALGGVPDTAKRKPIEWNGTAEEMLNYFYDTETIFLGSKKDEFSKSVELELLKGQRATHDIVNPKTGEVIVKKNRKFTSGAIKKIEAAGIDRLPLDPDELWTKVAAHDVVDESTGEVLLEVNDQVSSEAVEELRARGVNEFKVLFIDNLNVGPHLRNTLMLDKVSSPEEAIMEIYKRLRPGDPPTPETATNLFLNLFFNSERYDLSRVGRLKLNYRLHDRLPEEEREALDTPVLTKRDVLEAVRVLVDLKNGHGNIDDIDHLGNRRVRAVGELLENQYRIGLVRMERAIKERMSLQEIETLMPHDLINAKPVTAVIKEFFGSSQLSQFMDQTNPLSEVTHKRRLSALGPGGLTRERAGFEVRDVHPTHYGRICPIETPEGPNIGLIASLSTFARVNEYGFVETPYRRCEDGKASAEVTFYSALEEEKHTIAQANSLLADDGSFSEETVSCRKGRGEFVNARPEDVSLMDVSPNQLVSVAASLIPFLENDDANRALMGSNMQRQAVPLLRTHAPLVGTGIEGTVARDSGVCAVAKRDGIVESVDAGRIVVKADVPASVTDVGSEVDIYNLIKYTRSNQNTCINQKPIVRKGDRVRKGDVLADGPSTETGELALGQNVVVAFMPWQGYNFEDSILLSERISKEDFFTSIHIEEFECVARDTKLGKEEITRDIPNVGEEAMKDLDEAGMIRIGAEVQPGDVLVGKITPKGETQLSPEEKLLRAIFGEKAGDVRDSSLRVPPGVVGTVINAKVFSRKGVDKDERAKEIEAAEEAKLLKDQNDEIKILRDSAYAKIARMLGGKKTSAKLVDDKGQTLLEKGTELSASVLAGVPQKYWPEIVTDGTEDLVRKVVASFEEQREVIKLVFGEKISRLKKGDELPPGVIKMVKIYVAIKRKLSVGDKMAGRHGNKGVVSRILPEEDMPYLVDGTPVDIVLNPLGVPSRMNIGQIMETHLGWAARGMGLKLAEMAEKAGGAAVRKELKATYPGKELAAFLDELPDDEVIKLGRRLKNGIHVASPVFDGGVETEIVDLLKQGGLKETGQSILFDGRTGEPFDQDVTVGVMYMLKLHHLVDEKIHARSIGPYSLVTQQPLGGKAQFGGQRLGEMEVWAMEAYGAAYSLQEFLTVKSDDVVGRTRMYEAIVKGDNVLESGLPESFNVLIKELQSLGLDVELLESTPAEAEGEKQAAEPRKASGF comes from the coding sequence ATGGCGCCGACGATCCAGAACAACTTCCGGATTCGCAAGAGCTTTGCGAAGATCCAGAAGATCATCGACATCCCCAACCTGATCGACATCCAGAAGCAATCCTACGACCAGTTCCTACAGGTCGACGTGCCCGCGGAAAAGCGGGAGGATACTGGGCTTCAGGGCGTCTTCAAGTCGGTTTTCCCCATCAAGGATTTCAACGAGACCAGCTCCCTCGAGTTCGTCTCGTATCATCTCGAGAAGGCGAAGTACGACGTCGACGAGTGCCACCAGCGTGGCATGACGTACTCGGCTCCGATCAAGGTCGTCGTCCGTCTGGTTGTCTGGGACAAGGACGAGACCACCGGCGCGCAGTCGATCCGCGACGTGAAGGAGCAGGAGGTCTACTTCGGCGAGATCCCGCTGATGACGGTGAACGGTACGTTCATCATCAACGGGACCGAGCGCGTGGTGGTGAGCCAGCTCCACCGTTCGCCGGGCGCCTTCTTCGACCACGACAAGGGCAAGAGCCACTCCTCGGGGAAGCTGCTCTACAACGCGCGGATCATCCCGTACCGCGGCTCGTGGCTCGACTTCGAGTTCGACCACAAGGACATCCTCTACGTGCGCATCGATCGCCGCCGGAAGCTGCCGGTGACGGTCCTCCTGCGCGCGCTCGGCGGCGTCCCCGACACGGCGAAGCGCAAGCCGATCGAGTGGAATGGCACCGCCGAGGAGATGCTCAACTACTTCTACGACACCGAGACGATCTTCCTCGGCTCCAAGAAGGACGAGTTCAGCAAGTCGGTGGAGCTCGAGCTCCTCAAGGGCCAGCGCGCGACCCACGACATCGTCAACCCGAAGACGGGTGAGGTGATCGTCAAGAAGAACCGGAAGTTCACCTCCGGCGCGATCAAGAAGATCGAGGCTGCAGGGATCGACCGGCTGCCCCTCGATCCGGACGAGCTCTGGACCAAGGTCGCCGCCCACGACGTCGTGGACGAGAGCACCGGCGAGGTCCTCCTCGAGGTCAACGACCAGGTCAGCTCCGAGGCGGTGGAGGAGCTCCGGGCCCGCGGCGTCAACGAGTTCAAGGTTCTCTTCATCGACAACCTGAACGTCGGCCCGCACCTGCGCAACACGCTGATGCTCGACAAGGTCTCCTCGCCCGAGGAGGCGATCATGGAGATCTACAAGCGCCTCCGGCCCGGCGATCCGCCGACCCCCGAGACCGCGACGAACCTCTTCCTCAACCTCTTCTTCAACTCCGAGCGGTACGACCTCTCGCGGGTGGGCCGGCTCAAGCTGAACTACCGGCTCCACGACCGTCTCCCGGAGGAGGAGCGCGAGGCCCTCGACACCCCAGTCCTCACCAAGCGGGACGTCCTCGAGGCCGTTCGCGTCCTGGTCGATCTCAAGAACGGCCACGGCAACATCGACGACATCGACCACCTCGGCAACCGTCGCGTCCGGGCGGTGGGCGAGCTCCTCGAGAACCAGTACCGGATCGGTCTGGTGCGCATGGAGCGTGCGATCAAGGAGCGGATGTCGCTCCAGGAGATCGAGACGCTGATGCCGCACGACCTGATCAACGCCAAGCCGGTGACGGCGGTGATCAAGGAGTTCTTCGGCTCGTCGCAGCTGTCGCAGTTCATGGACCAGACGAACCCGCTCTCCGAGGTCACGCACAAGCGGCGTCTCTCGGCCCTCGGGCCTGGCGGCCTCACCCGCGAGCGCGCGGGCTTCGAGGTCCGCGACGTCCACCCGACACACTACGGCCGCATCTGCCCCATCGAGACGCCGGAAGGCCCGAACATCGGTCTGATCGCCTCGCTGTCGACCTTCGCCCGCGTGAACGAGTACGGCTTCGTCGAGACGCCGTACCGCCGCTGCGAGGACGGCAAGGCCAGCGCCGAAGTGACCTTCTACTCCGCCCTCGAGGAGGAGAAGCACACCATCGCCCAGGCGAACTCCCTCCTGGCGGATGACGGCTCCTTCAGCGAGGAGACGGTGTCCTGCCGCAAGGGCCGTGGCGAGTTCGTGAACGCCCGTCCCGAGGACGTCTCGCTGATGGACGTCTCGCCGAACCAGCTGGTGTCGGTGGCGGCCTCGCTGATCCCGTTCCTCGAGAACGACGACGCGAACCGCGCGCTCATGGGCTCGAACATGCAGCGCCAGGCGGTGCCGCTCCTCCGCACCCACGCGCCGCTGGTCGGCACGGGGATCGAGGGCACGGTCGCCCGCGACTCCGGCGTCTGCGCCGTGGCGAAGCGGGACGGCATCGTGGAGTCCGTCGACGCGGGCCGCATCGTGGTGAAGGCCGACGTGCCGGCCTCGGTGACCGACGTGGGCTCCGAGGTCGACATCTACAACCTCATCAAGTACACGCGCTCGAACCAGAACACGTGCATCAACCAGAAGCCGATCGTCCGCAAGGGCGACCGGGTCCGGAAGGGCGACGTGCTGGCGGACGGTCCGTCCACCGAGACGGGCGAGCTCGCCCTCGGCCAGAACGTGGTCGTCGCGTTCATGCCGTGGCAGGGCTACAACTTCGAGGACTCCATCCTGCTCTCCGAGCGGATCTCCAAGGAGGACTTCTTCACCTCGATCCACATCGAGGAGTTCGAGTGCGTCGCTCGCGACACCAAGCTCGGCAAGGAAGAGATCACCCGCGACATCCCGAACGTCGGCGAGGAGGCCATGAAGGACCTCGACGAGGCCGGCATGATCCGGATCGGCGCCGAGGTGCAGCCCGGTGACGTCCTCGTCGGCAAGATCACGCCGAAGGGCGAGACCCAGCTCTCCCCCGAGGAGAAGCTCCTCCGCGCGATCTTCGGCGAGAAGGCCGGCGACGTCCGCGACAGCTCGCTCCGCGTGCCCCCCGGCGTGGTCGGCACGGTGATCAACGCCAAGGTCTTCTCGCGCAAGGGCGTCGACAAGGACGAGCGCGCCAAGGAGATCGAGGCGGCCGAAGAGGCCAAGCTCCTCAAGGACCAGAACGACGAGATCAAGATCCTCCGCGACTCCGCCTACGCGAAGATCGCCCGGATGCTCGGCGGCAAGAAGACCTCCGCCAAGCTCGTCGACGACAAGGGTCAGACGCTCCTCGAGAAGGGCACCGAGCTCTCGGCTTCCGTCCTCGCTGGCGTCCCCCAGAAGTACTGGCCCGAGATCGTCACCGACGGCACCGAGGACCTGGTGCGCAAGGTGGTCGCGTCGTTCGAGGAGCAGCGCGAGGTGATCAAGCTCGTCTTCGGCGAGAAGATCTCCCGCCTGAAGAAGGGCGACGAGCTGCCTCCTGGCGTCATCAAGATGGTCAAGATCTACGTGGCCATCAAGCGCAAGCTCAGCGTCGGCGACAAGATGGCAGGCCGCCACGGAAACAAGGGTGTCGTCTCCCGGATCCTCCCGGAAGAGGACATGCCCTACCTGGTCGACGGCACGCCGGTGGACATCGTCCTCAACCCCCTGGGCGTTCCCTCCCGTATGAACATCGGGCAGATCATGGAGACGCACCTGGGTTGGGCAGCCCGCGGCATGGGCCTGAAGCTCGCCGAGATGGCCGAGAAGGCAGGTGGCGCCGCCGTCCGCAAGGAGCTCAAGGCCACTTATCCGGGCAAGGAGCTCGCGGCCTTCCTGGACGAGCTGCCGGACGACGAGGTCATCAAGCTCGGTCGTCGCCTGAAGAACGGCATCCACGTGGCGAGCCCGGTCTTCGACGGTGGCGTCGAGACCGAGATCGTCGACCTCCTGAAGCAGGGCGGTCTGAAGGAGACGGGGCAGAGCATCCTCTTCGACGGCCGCACCGGCGAGCCGTTCGACCAGGACGTCACGGTCGGCGTGATGTACATGCTCAAGCTGCACCACCTCGTCGACGAGAAGATCCACGCCCGGAGCATCGGGCCGTACTCCCTCGTCACCCAGCAGCCCCTCGGCGGCAAGGCCCAGTTCGGCGGCCAGCGCCTCGGAGAGATGGAAGTCTGGGCGATGGAGGCCTACGGCGCGGCGTACTCGCTGCAGGAGTTCCTCACGGTCAAGTCCGACGACGTGGTGGGCCGCACGAGGATGTACGAGGCGATCGTCAAGGGCGACAACGTCCTCGAGTCCGGTCTCCCCGAGTCGTTCAACGTGCTGATCAAGGAGCTCCAGAGCCTCGGGCTCGACGTGGAGCTCCTCGAGTCGACGCCGGCCGAGGCAGAGGGCGAGAAGCAGGCAGCGGAGCCGCGCAAGGCGAGCGGGTTCTAG
- the rplJ gene encoding 50S ribosomal protein L10 → MERAIKEQQIAELHGKMKDASIAIIAEFSGIDVATVTDIRKKCRESQVEYKVVKNTLAKRAAQGTSVEKIADGFKGPVVLILGADPVTPAKVIAEFAKGKEEKFKLKMAVVEGKKIDGKGIEALAKMPGINELRGMLVGMINAPASKLARLIATPGQQLARAVGARKEQLEKAS, encoded by the coding sequence GTGGAACGTGCAATTAAGGAGCAGCAGATCGCCGAGCTCCACGGCAAGATGAAGGACGCGAGCATCGCGATCATCGCGGAGTTCAGCGGCATCGACGTGGCGACGGTGACCGACATTCGCAAGAAGTGTCGGGAGAGCCAGGTCGAGTACAAGGTCGTCAAGAACACGCTCGCCAAGCGCGCTGCGCAGGGCACCAGCGTCGAGAAGATCGCTGACGGCTTCAAGGGACCTGTCGTCCTGATCCTGGGCGCCGACCCGGTAACGCCTGCAAAGGTGATCGCCGAGTTCGCCAAGGGGAAGGAAGAGAAGTTCAAGCTCAAGATGGCTGTCGTCGAAGGTAAGAAGATCGACGGCAAGGGTATCGAGGCGCTCGCCAAGATGCCGGGCATCAACGAGCTGAGGGGCATGCTGGTCGGAATGATCAACGCCCCCGCGAGCAAGCTCGCACGCCTCATCGCCACGCCGGGTCAGCAGTTGGCTCGCGCGGTCGGTGCGCGCAAGGAGCAGCTCGAGAAGGCTTCCTAG